The Dioscorea cayenensis subsp. rotundata cultivar TDr96_F1 chromosome 18, TDr96_F1_v2_PseudoChromosome.rev07_lg8_w22 25.fasta, whole genome shotgun sequence genome includes the window aaaaccctaatcttcacttttgtttatttatgtatctttttaaaatatttattaattaataaattttaatttattaatatatatatatataaagttctAGTACCCTCTTTCTTTGTCTCTATCTCTTTCTCATGTGCTGGTGAAGAACCCTAGAGAGTgatttctcttgttttctcACTGTGTTCTCAAAGGTAAGTTTTTGGATTTTAGCTTTCAATCTCTACTTGTAATGGAATAGTAAAGCCCTAATTTTGGCATTTCTTAtgtgagttttttatttttgtttttctcttggtTAAAAGTTTTGggttttctcctttttcttttaatttattgagtttcatgtgtttcttttgttcatCTTTGTTTGGAAAACCTTGAAAAGTTGATACCTTTTTGGCATATTTTGGAAATGTGTGTTGCTAGGTTTTGATTTAGGTGTTCATTTGGGCGTTGTCGAGGGGATTTCCTCACTGTTATGGTTCTTTTGTGaggttagggtttctttttccctttcaaAAGTGGCTCCTTTTTGAGGAAAGTTGTGCCCTTTTTGTTGATTTcagcttctttttttcttcatcattttgggCCGATTGGTTTCTACATTTGTGGCGAGCGGTGCAATGTCGTTTACCTTTTGAATTATAACTGTAGAAACTAGAaagatggaattttttttttactttattaacTTTTTAGTTTGATACATTTGCATATTTTCATGTCATGCTATGCTTTGATTTGATAATTTTGGTGGttgattggtttttttattagagATGAATCAATGTGTATTGTGGCTTGAAACCTTCTGCCAATGCCTTTGGATTTGAGGAGGTGTTTGTGATTCTTGTATTCTGGTGTGATGCTATGACCAGAGAAATGCAATGTGGTTGATGTGCTTATGAGAAACTCTAAAAAGTTTTAGCTGTTATTCAATTTCCATGgtttctcttcttttcattaTGTCCTGTAGGATGGCGAATTGAAGAATTGAACTTATGAATGCTTTGTCTAATTCACTTCTCTTTCTTCTGCCATATTGTTTGGTTCAATTCATGTTTTGGATATTAGTTTCCATTGATGCATTTCTCTGAACCGTGTTTCTTTCTGGTGAAATGGGCTTTCTAGATTCCGCGCAACAAGGCAGATGGGTTGAGTGAAACCAGtcaacatataaaaatttcttaAGTTTTGCcataatttgtttgttcttcgAATCCTGTTTATATGGATAGTGATGGCAGACTTGGCGTTCAGAATTGGCCCTGTTACCAGCAGCCCCTGAAGGGCAATCTGGGGCTGCAGCTCATGTCCTCAGTTGCTGAAAGGGCCACGAAGCCCTTCCTTGCCGATGGTGGTTTCCTCAGCCGTGCGTGCGGTGTCCCTGATCCTCCAGCTCCATTGGAGTTCATGAGAAATGGATGGATGCACCAAACCAGGGATCCTAAGATGCAGCATGTGTTCCCCATGAACCACGGTTATCATGTCTTCTCTGAACACCCAGAGGCTAACGCACTCCAAATGTTCCAGCCATCTGGGGAGAAGATCCCGACAGTGGATGAGGCTGGAGTTAGAAATGATGCCCCTTCAAAGAAGAGGCACCTGGGCCGCACTCACAAGGCACCGAAGCAGAAGAAACCTAAGAAGGCTAATGACACGAGGGAGGAATTCATGAATGGAATTGTACGACCATCTCGTGGGAGGAACACAAGGAATGCTTGTTTGGTTATCAATGGGGTTGACTTGGACATTTCGGGTATTCCAACACCTGTCTGCTCGTGCACAGGGAACCCCCAACCATGCTATCGGTGGGGCATCGGTGGTTGGCAATCGGCTTGCTGCACTACTACCATGTCTATGTATCCTCTCCCCATGAGTACAAAAAGAAGAGGCACACGCATTGCTGGGAGGAAGATGACCCAAGGAGCTTTTAAGAAAGTG containing:
- the LOC120281614 gene encoding protein Barley B recombinant-like — its product is MDSDGRLGVQNWPCYQQPLKGNLGLQLMSSVAERATKPFLADGGFLSRACGVPDPPAPLEFMRNGWMHQTRDPKMQHVFPMNHGYHVFSEHPEANALQMFQPSGEKIPTVDEAGVRNDAPSKKRHLGRTHKAPKQKKPKKANDTREEFMNGIVRPSRGRNTRNACLVINGVDLDISGIPTPVCSCTGNPQPCYRWGIGGWQSACCTTTMSMYPLPMSTKRRGTRIAGRKMTQGAFKKVLEKLTGEGHDLTNPIDLRAYWAKHGTNKFVTIR